TGCCTTGTTCTTGCCACACTGTGGTATTGTTGATCACACAATCAGATAAAGAACATCCAAAAGACTGATGGTAGTTTCCAGTTGAGACTTCTATGTAACTTCAaggaagtgaaaataaaaagatcTAGAGGTGACTGATCTTTGTCTCTTCACTAGCTGCATTACACAGAACATGTTGCATTTATATCTCCAGGGTTACCTTTCTTTAATTCTGTTGAATGTCGCATCAGGATTTGGAGGTAAGCAGTTCTGCAGATAATGTCTGGATCTGATtgcataaaaataaatgctttttaaatatgtttaatacATTTGTAATTAAATAAGTAAAGGTTTATTCAGCGTATATCATCTTGGCTCCAAAAATTATTTAACAACAAATGCAATTTAATTATATGCCATGAATCTAAAAATATGCATACTGCTAATCTGATATTGCATATTTTGGTGCAGACTTTCTAACCAGCAAAAATGAGGTACTTGCTTCCTTGAATGCGATGCATGTATTTGTACATTTAGACTCATTATTTAACTTTTGGCTTAACAGATACTGAGACCATCTTAGCTGTTCAAGAAGAAGATGTAGCTCTCACTTGTTTCAGTCTAAATGACAAGGATCCAAACAGCTGCTACAGATACAGCGTGACATCGTTTGTTACAGATCAAGGGAAGGTTATTTTTAAATGGCCTACAGCGAGCAAAGACGTGAATAAGCGTGTAAAATGGGTAGCTGATGGAAATGGACAAAAGTGCTTAACTCTGACAAAACCTCAAAAATCTGATCAAGGACTGTACACTTGTGAAACGTGGAAAGGATGGGACCGTGTTGCGGCCAAAAACATATCTTTGAAAATAAAAGGTAAAACTTTTTActtctttactttactttactttacaaGCAAATATCTTGCTGGTGTGTCACATGATTTGTTATGATCTTGCAGACTGCAAAGTCCTTGAACCTGTGAAGGCAGCACCCAGCATGCCTGCCAAGTTAAACTGCCCAGTAAACATGACAACTGGACAACAAGAACCTCAAAACATCTCCTGGGCAATCCAGAAAGGAAACATGCGTGAATCACTCAACCCCAGCAAAGCCAAAACTAATGGTACATCTCTGACTTTCCAGTCTGTGAACACCAGCGACAGTGGCTGGTATACATGCAGTTACATGCTTGGTAAAACTCAGCGCTGCTTTGACACCAATCTACAAGTACAAGgtcagtgatttttttcttttacatatcAAAAGCAATGatcaaacatacacacaaataaTATGTAAGATTCCTGTTTCTTCAACAAAGCTTTGGTGACCACAACGGTTCCGGTTATTCCAACAAAAACTCCGAGTCTGCCAGGTCTGTTTGCCTTTGCTGTCTTGCACATTcattaaatcatatttatgaTTATATGTTCACTATATTGTTGCTTTAACTTTCTCCTTGTCCGCTTTAGCACCAAAAGCCAATGATATATCTCTGTCACAAAGGAAGGAGGAGAGCAATGATGCTTTAATTGCAGTTGTGGTCTGTGTCATTTTGGGGATGATCATAATTGCTGCTGTGATTGGATTCGTTGTGTACCGTAGATGGAAAACCCAGAGAATCACACAGTTACACCAGAGGCGCTTTAACGGTTTGATCTGACTTTCAACTCTTTCATTTTTATCATACTATCATACAATCATACTAACTTAATGTAGCATTGAGATGTTTAAATAgttctgtgttttcttgttaTTCAGGTAATTGTATGTCTGCATATGAGATTGTTGGACCTTTGACGAGTGAGTGCCAAACTCTCTTCTCACTACGCTTTTTAGCCTCTTTGATGCCTTTCTGTTCAACAGTTGActagattttttctttttccacagaTACTCCAGGCCAGCGAATCAACAGTCTGTATCAAATGGCAGACGAAAGCTTAGCTACCTGTAAGTTGTATGAAGTTTTGCCTCCTTTATGAAATTGTTCAAATTAAAATGTTCAAATCTTATCAtgtcaacaaaaaacaacccaacaacaacaaaaaccaaaaaaaccccaaacatttttctctcctttgtTGCAGTCCAGTAACAACCATTTTCAAGTAAGGAAGAATATTCTCCTCTGCGGTTATCTCATCCTTGCAGTGTGGGTTGGATTTTCAAAAGTAGATAGGTTTGCATGCTTATAATGTAACCaatcatgtttatttttttctaatcttGCATGCATGTCTGTGCATTTCTGTTTCTTGGAATAgaaaaaattctgttttcaaACAGGTTTTGTAAAAAACATCTGTTGATGATTTTGAAGTTTGAGATAAAGACAAATAACAGCATGTGGTTTCAGTCTAGTTCACAGCTTGTAATAAATCATAAAAAGTGGTTGTTGCAGTGGCTGcttctctttttaaatgtagttgctgttgttgttcctCATTACGATCATCCTGAACGACCTCGTACACATGAGTCTGAGGAGAAGAGCACCAACATTAGTGAAATAGGGCATGTGAGCTTGACTCGGCCTGATCCTGTTTTTTGATATCTTACCATTTCAGTACTGGGCTGATCATTAGCTGCAGACCAAGAAGGAAAACATTGTGGTCATTGTGGAAATATTCAATCTCCATCAAAGCCTTAGAGTAATTCATGTTGTAGCTGTTGTTTGGTTGTAATTTCTGAAGCACATTCAGTACCTGGATCCTTGTTGCGCTTCCTCTTGTAAATGTAGAGCCCACCCGCCACTATCAGGATGACTAGAGGCAGGGCTACCCAGGCAGGTGTTTGCAGAGCTGGGGAAAGTAATAATTTTCCGATTAGTTTAGTCATAAATAGAGGGTGCATTCAGCAGAAAAGGCAACAGTACATAATTCATGCTTACGGTCAATGGCGCGCCACTTTTTTGATGCCACCAGAGCGCCCTCTCTGTGCACAGAGCATGTCATATCTCCGTATGATCGCACTGATGACTCTGGGAGAAATAACTTCTTTATCAGAGTATTATTGATATTCATTAATTCACTCTGCCAACCTTTGTGGGCACTTCCTGACCAACTTAATTCAAAGTCTTTTTCACATTCTGTGGCACAGGTAAGTGCACAGGTCAAGGTGAGATTCTCTCCTCTGAGCCCTGCAGGCATTGCAGTTACTGTAAACATGTAGAACATGAGAGATGAAACATCAGATATCGATATctatctctccatctctctctatctcacacatatatatatatatacatatatatatatatatatatacttgcaTCTAGAGAGCTTTAATACTTACCATCAAGGGTATGCAGCCTGAATTTATTGAGCACATCTTTTTTATCAGTGGAGTGTGAACACTGGTAGTCTCCAGCATGCAGTGAGCTCAGTCTGCTAATGACCAGAGAGGAATCTTGATTCACATGCGATGCTTTTATTTGGCCATTATCAGGTGAACTAGCATCTCTCAGCTGCTTTTCACGCAAAGTCCACTTCATATCAGGAGAGGAAGTGTTGCCACAAGTCAATAGTACTGACTCACCCACTGTGGCAAACACTTCCTCTAGTCCATCTGGGTGAAAGGGAGAACTGGTCACACTTTGTACATACTAACCAACATCTTTCATTTTGTGTATGGGCTGTGTAGCACCTTTTACTGTTGTCGTATAACTGATGGTGGCTTTAACAAGGTCATTCTGAGTTAGATGACATCTCCATTTTCTGTGGTGGTCTGTCAATTTTTTCTTAATGATCAGTTTAGAAAAGCAATTACGTGGATGTTTAATTGCAAATCTACTTCCATTTATTGGTGTATCATCCTCAGTGCTCCACTTGATATGGAGCTCTTTGTGGTTGAAACAGGGGTCAGCTCCTTTCTCTGTACTGAGGTAACAATGAAGCTCCATCTGTTTGTCATTTGCAGGAAGTGACCTTTCAGTAACTGGTGGATAAAAAAAGTGAGCATTGTGATatttttgtttactatttctctatgtaaaacaaaaaaacaaaaagaaggtgTGAAGCAAAAACACTTACTGCAAAGAATTCGAAGTGAAACACTTGACTTGAGGGTTCCACTCTTACATGTGTAAAGCCGTGCGTCGTTGAGCACCAGCTGAGTAATCTGCAGAGAGCAGTCTTTGAGCAGGCGATACCTGTGGCTGTTTGGAGCTGTTGGTTTTTCTCCATTTATAATCTCATCAGTTAGATCAAAATTTGCACTCATGTCCCAGCTGATAGAGGAGCAGGTTTTGATAGAAGGTATACCACATGGCAAAGTAACATTATCTCCTTCTACAGCGACCATCAGCAAAGGGTTCACTGaaggaaattacagaaaaatgcatttttttaaattaaaaagattttttaaaatttagatATATATGccacaaaatgaaaactgtaACACCTGTGTACGTGTGAGCAGTTCACAAAGGACTGATTGAATATCTGAGATCACAATTATTTTGTGAGTTTAGCTTTATTATGGTTATTTTGCTATGATACtatataaggtaaaaaaaaaaatcagtaaccACTGACTAATCATTTTTCTATGACACCAACAAGTTTTCTCTCATAACGGTGCCTCGTGGATTAGAAAACAATCAGAGAGGATGAAATCAAGCCATGTGCAAGAGGGCTCTACAGGTACCGTGTGTGAATATATTACatcatgtatatatatatatatatatatatatatatatatatatatatatatatatatatatatatatatatatatatatttataggtGTTATATATTTGTATAATTACCAGCCGGATGATGTCCACTTGCTGCCTGTGTGAGATAAAAAAGACAGAGTACCAACAGTGAAAGCGAGTCCATCTTGCCGTTTCCagattttctttgttattgCAAAATGCTCTTATAGCAGAAGTTTGCAAAACACTTTTGCAGGAAATGACACATGAAGATCACGTTTAGCTGAGGAAATTGACTCATAAGAGAAATTTAGATTTATGTAGTGATCGACTCCGTCATGTTTATTCAAACTTGTCACAATCACTTTAAGTGATTGACTGTTGTGATTTACCTttcaattaaattattttttaataataaagtcTACATTCCTTTTCATCACCAGGATGCTATTAATTGTGTGACAACCCGAACAGCAGATACTGCTGTAACCCAGTGCTGTGGAGAGACTGATGTGTGCAGTCTTAAGGTTTGTCCACCAGGTGGTGCTGTCAGATTCAACGAAACCTGCAAAAAAAGAAGGCTCTTTCACATTGTGGTGTCCGTAGATATATTAACAGCATTCATTTTTACGATTTTTTACTCCTCTCActttagtttttcattttggaAAAATATAATTACTTATATGATCATTGTTGTAATTTCCCTCCATTACTGGCGAACATTAATAAGCACCAACAGTGCAGTTATTCTGTGCATTGCcacagaagaaataaaaactttggtttggACATTTTATTCAGTGATGGTGGAACAAATAACTTTGATAATAAAGTGTAGTaatgaataagaataagaagaaaaaatataaatatgtgaaacataAATTTGTACACACATGACCAACGCAAACAACAAGTCAGCAATACACCCACTGCAGCTCAGGGATTAGTCACAGGTCTTGGACGTGCTACAACTTTATAGGACTTGATTTTAAGCACAACACTGGCAACTCCTCTCAGATCAGGCAGTGAGGTCTCGCTCTCAGGCAGGAGGAGCTGAAAATCTCTCAGCAAGTAGGCACTGAACAGAAAAAGCTCCATTTTGGCCACAGACTCTTCCAGGCAGAGCCGAGCCCCCCCCTCCAAAAGGGATCAGGTCACGGGTGGAGCCGCCTCcgcttcctcctccttctttcaGAAAGCGCTCTGAAAGAGAGAGTGTCAATACTTTATTTGAACTTTTCTGAGCCAAGTGAAATGAACACACCTCACCCAGCATTTGGGACAGTACCTGGTTTGAAGCTGTATGGGTCAGGCCAAACTTCAGGATCATGATGTGCTCCAAAAAGATTAGGAATGATGACTGTGTTCTTAGGGACGAAATAACCTGCAATGCTAAACATGAGCAGGAGTCATATATTTGTCTTAATGCCAACTAAAAACAGTGTTAACAAGCAACTTAACAACATCAGAAAAATGTGTACGTGTATGAATGTTCATTTAAATAGAAATATGCTATTTTTCCAGGTTTCGTGTGTGTGTAGTTTATATTCTTACGTTTTCTTATCTTTGCAAGTTTTCTTTCTgtacaaaaccaaaaaataagCAACTGATTATTTCCcggttgtttgtttatttttttgatttCTCCATAAGAACTCTCTGTTATTATTTTCCTCTCCCAACTTTAACAAGTGCAatgattcattttatttattgggCCAGTTTTGTGGCTTATGCAATGAAACCGGCAGTTATGGATCGCATAATAAGGTAAAGAACAACCAAAAGACTGGTGATAGTTTCAAGTGGAGACTTCTGTGTAACGTCAAGGAAATGAAAATAAGtggaagcaaaaataaaaaggcctgtGTGTGACTGATCTGTGTCTCTTTACTAGCTGTTCCATTTTATGCAAAACCCAGGGAATCACACAGTTACACTAGAGGCACCTTTTTGGTTTGATCTGACTTTCAACTCTTTCATTCTTATCATACTGTCATACAGCCATACTAACTTAATGTAGTATTGAGATGTTTAAATAgttctgtgttttcttgttaTTCAGGTAATTGTATGTCTGCATATGAGATTGTTGCACCTTTGACGAGTGAGTGCCAAACTCTCTTCTTACTACACTTTTTAGCCTCTTTGATGCCTTTCTGTTCAACAGTTGActagattttttcttttttcacagatACTTCAGGCCAGCGAATCAACAGTCTGTACCCGATGCCAGATGAAATCTTGGTTACTTGTTAGCGGTATCATGCCTTGTTTTCTCAATTGATTATGATTTTCAAATCTTAGCCTGttgcaaaaaataatttctctcTTTTACTGCAGTCCAATATTAGCCATTTTCAAGCTAAAGAAGAAGATTTTCCTCTGCGGTTATCTCATCTTTGCTGTGTAGTTTGACTGAGtgtgtaaaataaaattttaaaatgtataatctaaaaaCCATattattgaaataaaatgtgtttttcaaaaatGCTTACAATGTAATCATATatgttttaatttactttatgTCATGGCCCCTGTGCCTCCCCGGGCAGCCCAGTGTGGCCacaagtgtttgttgttttgctctctctgctctcctcGCCttgttctctgtctctctctttcctgcctgtctgcctgggcggagtTCAGATTGGGCTCCCGaccttggcccacgcacctgcagctgatctcCGGTGATTTGCAGTTGATCTCTGGCTCTTCTTAAGGCAGGGGCTCTGAGCTACTCGTCGCTGGAATATTGAGTAACTCTCGTTAGTATTGCCTGGCATCATTGCGATTCTGTTGTTCCCATGCTTGCCTTTGACTTACCCTCGTCTTTGTAAATAGGTTTACCTGAGTCAGCCCTTTTGTGACCTCTGGACCCCGTGAGTGAGAGTGAGCTGCTTGTGTGGAGATTGTTTGGACAAGGAGCGGAGCGAGTGCGAAGAAGTGTGTTTCCCCAGCCTGTTGATCCCCGGGACCCTGGTGTTTCCCCCCCTTCACATGTACATAGCGCACCAGTGTGATTAATAAAGAGTTGTTGAACCGTGCTTTCTcagtctgcgcctgagtccgttCCACCGCCGTGACACTTTAAAACATCTCGCATGCATGTCTGTAGCATGGCAAAGGAGGAGCTGATTTACTGTGCATTTCTGTTTCTTGGaatagaaaaaaatctgttttcaaaCAGGTTTTGTGAACCACGTCTGTTTAGTATTTTGAAGTTTGAGATAAAGACAAAGAACAGCATGTGGTTTCAGTCTAGTTCACAGCTTGTAATAAATCATAAAAAGTGGTTGTTGCAGTGGCTGcttctctttttaaatgtagttgctgttgttgttcctCATTACGATCATCCTGAACGACCTCGTACACATGAGTCTGAGGAGAAGAGCACCAACATTAGTGAAATAGGGCATGTGAGCTTGACTCGGCCTGATCCTGTTTTTTGATATCTTAGCATTTCAGTACTGGGCTGATCATTAGCTGCAGACCAAGAAGGAAAACATTGTGGTCATTGTGGAAATATTCAACCTCCAGATCcagaataaatcagatttattCCCCAGATCCTTGTTGCGCTTCCTCTTGGTGTAAATGTAGAACCCTCCCACCACTATCAGAATGATTAGTAGGATACTAACAGGCCTGTGTTTGCAGAGCTGGGGAAAGTAATCATTTTCATCAGTTGATTCAAGAACAGGGGTTACAACCGTATATTAATTTGTGCTTAAGGTTAGCAGTGCATCACTTCTTTGATGTCATCGAAGCACCTTCTGTCTGTGGTGGCTTTCATACATATTTCAGGATGACAGCGGGTTCCTTTAAACTCAGTTCAGTTGATTGAGCTGGAGCTATGTTTAGCTATGTGTCTGAGGTATTTGTAGTTTCAGTACCGTTTTTGAGCTATGAGTGCACTTGTTGCCAAATGCAGtagtctgattggtcagatctggggacagtttaccctgcccagGATAAAGGGCTACCCTCGTGTAGGCCCACAACCCAGAAGGTGACGTAGAGTCAGGTGGAGTGTGTGCTGGGTGGCATTCAAGAAGAGAGACCCTGGCAGTCCAATCCCTAGCTATCGAAGTTGGCTgttataaattataaaaaaatatattaaaaaaaaaaggagaaagctTTTCATTAACTTCTCATTTTTTAACTTTCCCGTTACACCACAAACCCATTCAGTTGCACGAAATGACACAGGAACCTGACTTTTGGCTCATGAGAATGAATCATAAGAgatgagttatttttacttgtAAGAGTTATTTATGTTGACTCTGCTACAGTCACTTTAATTCTCGTGACTGCTGTGTGTTTTACATGTGGGTTATTATTTAGTTTCAAATAACAACTTTTACATTCCTTTTCATCATGAGTAGGCTATTAATGATGGAAACCCAAACAGCAGATACGCCTGTAACCCAGCGCTGAGGAGAAACTGGACTTATCCCACACATTTTAAGAGTCAGTGGAGTTTTCTATGTGTTATGTAGTGTATGGGAATGTCCAGGTCCCTGCGAGACTGAATGACAATAGTGGGCGTATTAGTGGAAGGTGCTTAGGTAACAAAAGGCCGTGCACCAGGTGTGGGGTAGGTCTTTGTCTTGCCCATTGAACAGTGTAGTAAATGTACTACTCGGTAAATTACTCACTATAGCTGATTAAATGATGAGCTTGTGTCTGCACTTGAATGGGACATTTCtgactgcagtgtttgttttaatttcgcAAGAGTGGTCACCTcttgtcagggttacaattgccacagaagaaataaaaactttggtttggACATTTTATTCAGTGCTGGTGGAACAAATAACTTTGATAATAAAGTGTGGGaatgaataagaataagaagagaaaatataaatatgtgaaacataAATTTGTACACACATGACCAACGCAAACAACAAGTCAGCAATACACCCACTGCAGCTCAGGGATTAGTCACAGGTCTTGGACGTGCTACAACTTTATAGGACTTGATTTTAAGCACAACACTGGCAACTCCTCTCAGATCAGGCAGTGAGGTCTCGCTCTCAGGCAGGAGGAGCTGAAAATCTCTCAGCAAGTAGGCACTGAACAGAAAAAGCTCCATTTTGGCCACAGCCTCTCCCAGGCAGAGCCGAGCCCCCCCTCCAAAAGGGATCAGGTCACGGGTGGAGCCGCCTCcgcttcctcctccttctttcaGAAAGCGCTCTGAAAGAGAGAGTGTCAATACTTTATTTGAACTTTTCTGAGCCAAGTGAAATGAACACACCTCACCCAGCATTTGGGACAGTACCTGGTTTGAAGCTGTATGGGTCAGGCCAAACTTCAGGATCATGATGTGCTCCAAAAAGATTAGGAATGATGACTGTGTTCTTAGGGATGAAATAACCTGCAATGCTAAACATGAGCAGGAGTCATATATTTGTCTTAATGCCAAGTATCAAGCAACACACATACATAACAGGACAACTGCATGTGTGTATgcctgtttggtttttttgttgttgttttctcagGTTTCAGGTATACCTGTGTCATTTAAATAATGTCTCCACATCTTCTTTctgcacaataaaataaataaacaatgctGGTGCttgttattttaataaattacatttttctcaAGGTAATCCGAGTGGATGTCTCTTCATAAGTCTGATCTCGGAGGAAGAGCGGTGCCAAACTTTGCAATTCCTCATACTTCCAGCATCACATTCCAGCATACTTCATTAATTAAAACCACTCCCTTTGGAGAAATGTGAGACTGTGGGAGATCTGGAGACCTCAGTCAGGCTGTACTAGCGCATGTAtctcacacataaacacacacacacacacacacacacacacacacacacacacacacacacacacacacacacacaaagacagtcatgttttcatatctttgtggagacatctaattgacataatgctttccctagccgcttaccctaaccctaactatcaaaaatgaatgcctgaCACTAAAATCACATTTTGATCCTcaaaaaatgccttcaaactcgtgGGGACATGGATTttgtccccacaagtatagaaaacttccaatttttggtccctACAAAGGAATGTAAACAtggtacacacacagacacacagacacagacacacagacacagacacacacacacacacacacacacacacacacacacacacacacacacacacacacacacacaaaggtacTTAGTTAGTAGTGCTTATTGTGTGTTGTGTACTTCCTGCTATTTATTATGTCCAAGCTGACCTGCTGTCTCTGATGGCTCTGTGTGGTACTGCCAAAGGGGCAACTGGCCTGAGTCTGAGCACCTCGCTGATCAGAGAGCAGAGGACAGGAAGTCTGTGTCTGTCGCTGTATTTAGGATATCGGCCCTCCAATACTGTGCACAGCTCCTCATATACCCTCTCCTGCACCTGTAGATTAAATTAGAAAGGatgcataaaaaaacaaaaacatgttttttgtttttaacttttttttttggtaaaaatTCCCAGTGCCTCTGGTCTGTGCAGGAGGAAGGCCACCATCCAGTCTAGCCAGGCCGCAGCAGTCTCTGTTCCCCCGATAAGAAGGTCCACTGTTGCCATGTGAACATGAATATCTGTTAGTAGCTGGGAACATGAAGACATGTAATTTAGTACTTTTAGAGTATTGCATGCTTCCACTTCTAATTGTGGTCATGAACTAAGTTTGTTCTATCATCATAGTCTGTAAAATTATTGGGACTTCAGGTGATTTATTAAGGAAAGCAGCCCACCATCTCTCCTGGTATTCACTGTATGTACGCACCGCTTTGTCTCCTGTGTTCTGATTGTCAAGTCCCTGGAGGAGGGATCCTGTGATGACATCCTGATTTTTTTCGTCCTGTGACTGCCCAAACAAATAgcaaaagtagattaaaagacagttcttttggatttttcaacttgtgtgattttgtgtttggTTTCACAAAATCACATCAAGTATTTTTCTTTGCCTTATGATCTGAATGATTTAAATTCACGAGAGCCCTATTTTCTTATCATCTCACATCACTAACCTTGTAATTGTTGAGAAGTCTTCTTATGATTTCGTCTCTCCTGACCACCTCTTTCAGAAGACGGGCAAAAACAGGATTGGGTAATTTCTTTGAGAGAACAGATGACATGAAATTATTTTCACAAcatggtactggttttattttttttgatcGATAGTCTAAATGTTGAATATTTACTCTAAGCAGTGGGAAAGAGTCCAGGGCTGATATCCAAGAGGAGCCCCACAGAGCAACAATCTCATTGAGACAGCTGTGCAACTCCTGCAGCTCCGATGAGCTCTTATCATactacaaaacacaaagaaatgagacaCACTGTCCAAAAACAGAGGGAACAAGATTTTGTCGTGCTTATCCTCAAGAGTTTCACTTCTTGATCAACAGAACATTATGAGTGTACCTTTTCTAAGAAGGGCGACATGAACAGCACCTTTTACAGTTCACAGTGTAAACAAACCAGAATAAACCATGACTGCACACTGATGaacatttcagtatttatttagtAGTGTTTAGAGGTACAAACAGAACTAGGGGAAAAAGAATACTCACTTCTATTCCGAAAGCCAGAGTGGTGATGACATTACTGGCCGCCACAGTAAAATCCTCTGACAGATCTACAGCACGGCCTTTATAGCCCATCAAAACCTAAACAGTGAACAAACCCATGCTTTATCCTGAGCATTTGGTATACTAAATCTTCCTTCTaaaattttcttttccagtttttttaaCTGTACCTTTAACAGATGCAGCGCCTGCCTCTCAAtgacatcatgcaaagacttTTTGCAGCAACGCTGCAGAGAACTATGGACAAGGCGACGTTGTGCCCTCCACTTTTCAGTATAGTCACCTAAAGATATGTTGCAACCTCCCCCAGACACAATATTACCTGAAAGAAATGAGTTAAGGTCATGATATCATATGACAACTACGCAGCCCAGTACACCGAACTGAACTCTTTACCTGTGTATGAGATCGGTCTCCCAGCAAAGTCAGACCATTTCTTCACCAGTGCTTCTCTTATGACTTCGCTGGTGTTCAGCACTACCATAGCTGAAGCAACATGATTATAAGTGCAGTGTTTTGGTGTTATGCAATCTGAACTTTACTAAAAATGTCAATATTTATCAATTAATGGATCATTACTTGTTGTTCCGCATTTAAGGCGATAAATGCTTCCATAGCGCTGTGCCAAATTGGTGAGGTGAATTGGTAGATGATCGTTTTTCAGCTCCATCATATTACCAATTAGAAAGTAGCTGGTAGGGCCTGGGAGGGaaagagatgaggagcagggaAGAAACTGGTCCAGAAATCTAGAATCATCTCCAATACAGAATTAGAAAAGACAAAGTAAAATGGACAGGTGCAAAAAATATAGAATAACAACCAGTTTCAGTTTTGTAGGTCTccatatttttaatttcattatttattacaacCATCAAGACC
This sequence is a window from Oreochromis aureus strain Israel breed Guangdong linkage group 11, ZZ_aureus, whole genome shotgun sequence. Protein-coding genes within it:
- the LOC116319787 gene encoding steroid 21-hydroxylase-like isoform X4 is translated as MEISIVSVGAAFLVVLLIMVLNWISGQKHKDVQENHKGNDSRFLDQFLPCSSSLSLPGPTSYFLIGNMMELKNDHLPIHLTNLAQRYGSIYRLKCGTTTMVVLNTSEVIREALVKKWSDFAGRPISYTGNIVSGGGCNISLGDYTEKWRAQRRLVHSSLQRCCKKSLHDVIERQALHLLKVLMGYKGRAVDLSEDFTVAASNVITTLAFGIEYDKSSSELQELHSCLNEIVALWGSSWISALDSFPLLRKLPNPVFARLLKEVVRRDEIIRRLLNNYKSQDEKNQDVITGSLLQGLDNQNTGDKALLTDIHVHMATVDLLIGGTETAAAWLDWMVAFLLHRPEVQERVYEELCTVLEGRYPKYSDRHRLPVLCSLISEVLRLRPVAPLAVPHRAIRDSSIAGYFIPKNTVIIPNLFGAHHDPEVWPDPYSFKPERFLKEGGGSGGGSTRDLIPFGGGARLCLGEAVAKMELFLFSAYLLRDFQLLLPESETSLPDLRGVASVVLKIKSYKVVARPRPVTNP
- the LOC116319787 gene encoding steroid 21-hydroxylase-like isoform X3, which encodes MEISIVSVGAAFLVVLLIMVLNWISGQKHKDVQENHKGRDDSRFLDQFLPCSSSLSLPGPTSYFLIGNMMELKNDHLPIHLTNLAQRYGSIYRLKCGTTTMVVLNTSEVIREALVKKWSDFAGRPISYTGNIVSGGGCNISLGDYTEKWRAQRRLVHSSLQRCCKKSLHDVIERQALHLLKVLMGYKGRAVDLSEDFTVAASNVITTLAFGIEYDKSSSELQELHSCLNEIVALWGSSWISALDSFPLLRKLPNPVFARLLKEVVRRDEIIRRLLNNYKSQDEKNQDVITGSLLQGLDNQNTGDKALLTDIHVHMATVDLLIGGTETAAAWLDWMVAFLLHRPEVQERVYEELCTVLEGRYPKYSDRHRLPVLCSLISEVLRLRPVAPLAVPHRAIRDSSIAGYFIPKNTVIIPNLFGAHHDPEVWPDPYSFKPERFLKEGGGSGGGSTRDLIPFGGGARLCLGEAVAKMELFLFSAYLLRDFQLLLPESETSLPDLRGVASVVLKIKSYKVVARPRPVTNP
- the LOC116319787 gene encoding steroid 21-hydroxylase-like isoform X2 → MEISIVSVGAAFLVVLLIMVLNWISGQKHKDVQENHKGSKSNDSRFLDQFLPCSSSLSLPGPTSYFLIGNMMELKNDHLPIHLTNLAQRYGSIYRLKCGTTTMVVLNTSEVIREALVKKWSDFAGRPISYTGNIVSGGGCNISLGDYTEKWRAQRRLVHSSLQRCCKKSLHDVIERQALHLLKVLMGYKGRAVDLSEDFTVAASNVITTLAFGIEYDKSSSELQELHSCLNEIVALWGSSWISALDSFPLLRKLPNPVFARLLKEVVRRDEIIRRLLNNYKSQDEKNQDVITGSLLQGLDNQNTGDKALLTDIHVHMATVDLLIGGTETAAAWLDWMVAFLLHRPEVQERVYEELCTVLEGRYPKYSDRHRLPVLCSLISEVLRLRPVAPLAVPHRAIRDSSIAGYFIPKNTVIIPNLFGAHHDPEVWPDPYSFKPERFLKEGGGSGGGSTRDLIPFGGGARLCLGEAVAKMELFLFSAYLLRDFQLLLPESETSLPDLRGVASVVLKIKSYKVVARPRPVTNP
- the LOC116319787 gene encoding steroid 21-hydroxylase-like isoform X1 yields the protein MEISIVSVGAAFLVVLLIMVLNWISGQKHKDVQENHKGSKSRDDSRFLDQFLPCSSSLSLPGPTSYFLIGNMMELKNDHLPIHLTNLAQRYGSIYRLKCGTTTMVVLNTSEVIREALVKKWSDFAGRPISYTGNIVSGGGCNISLGDYTEKWRAQRRLVHSSLQRCCKKSLHDVIERQALHLLKVLMGYKGRAVDLSEDFTVAASNVITTLAFGIEYDKSSSELQELHSCLNEIVALWGSSWISALDSFPLLRKLPNPVFARLLKEVVRRDEIIRRLLNNYKSQDEKNQDVITGSLLQGLDNQNTGDKALLTDIHVHMATVDLLIGGTETAAAWLDWMVAFLLHRPEVQERVYEELCTVLEGRYPKYSDRHRLPVLCSLISEVLRLRPVAPLAVPHRAIRDSSIAGYFIPKNTVIIPNLFGAHHDPEVWPDPYSFKPERFLKEGGGSGGGSTRDLIPFGGGARLCLGEAVAKMELFLFSAYLLRDFQLLLPESETSLPDLRGVASVVLKIKSYKVVARPRPVTNP